From a single Candidatus Izimaplasma bacterium HR1 genomic region:
- a CDS encoding 3-hydroxylaminophenol mutase: MFKNIEEMIKFVQEEKVEVIDFKVVDMKGRWHRLTITSQKLDKSVMEKGIGFDGSSYGFLTVEKSDMVMIPDPASCFLDEYKEHKTIVCIADIYQIDGNNLIRFEDDPRYIAEKTESFMRDNNLADECLLGPEFEFFVLDHVSYKNTNQHMEVKLDSAQANWNSSDDSYKNIGYTVPHHGGYHVDSPWDASYEFRTAVSLASERANIPIKYHHSENGGPGQVEIEVNFAGIKEMADRTMKIKNILNLTAFKMRKSVTFMPKPFVDECGNGMHVHIQLKNKNEWIMYDKKGYAELSDIAHYAIGGILKHAKAITAITNPSTNSYKRLVPGYEAPVTIGYATANRSAVIRIPGYTIQEDEKRFELRSPDATANPYLAYSAIMMAAFDGIKNKIHPNDIGFKPYDFNLYTLSPEEQKKVKTLPTTLMEAAKELEKDYEFLLQGNVFSKNIINNHLKRIKEEYLLVNKMPHPIEFEMYYSL, translated from the coding sequence ATGTTTAAAAATATTGAAGAAATGATTAAATTTGTACAAGAAGAAAAAGTTGAAGTAATTGATTTTAAAGTTGTTGATATGAAAGGTAGATGGCATCGTCTAACTATCACTTCTCAAAAACTAGATAAATCTGTAATGGAAAAAGGAATTGGTTTTGATGGTAGTAGTTATGGATTCTTAACAGTTGAGAAATCTGATATGGTGATGATTCCAGATCCTGCTAGTTGTTTCTTAGATGAATATAAAGAACACAAGACAATTGTTTGTATAGCCGACATTTACCAAATTGATGGAAATAATTTAATTAGATTTGAAGATGATCCAAGATATATCGCTGAAAAAACTGAAAGTTTTATGCGTGATAATAACTTAGCAGATGAATGCTTACTTGGTCCTGAATTTGAGTTTTTCGTTTTAGATCATGTATCATATAAAAACACAAACCAACATATGGAAGTAAAACTTGATAGTGCACAGGCAAACTGGAATAGCAGTGATGATAGTTATAAAAATATCGGTTATACTGTTCCTCATCATGGTGGATACCATGTTGATAGTCCTTGGGATGCTAGTTATGAATTTAGAACTGCTGTTAGTTTAGCTAGTGAACGAGCTAATATTCCAATTAAATATCATCATAGTGAAAATGGTGGACCTGGACAAGTTGAAATTGAAGTAAATTTTGCTGGAATCAAAGAAATGGCAGATAGAACAATGAAGATCAAAAACATTTTGAATCTTACTGCATTTAAAATGCGTAAAAGTGTAACATTTATGCCAAAACCTTTTGTAGATGAATGTGGGAATGGAATGCATGTTCATATTCAACTTAAAAATAAAAATGAATGGATTATGTATGATAAAAAAGGATATGCTGAATTAAGTGATATAGCCCATTATGCTATTGGTGGAATTTTAAAACATGCAAAAGCAATTACGGCAATTACTAATCCTTCTACTAACTCATATAAACGTTTAGTACCTGGTTATGAAGCACCAGTAACTATTGGTTATGCTACTGCTAATAGAAGTGCAGTTATCCGTATTCCCGGATACACAATCCAAGAAGATGAAAAGCGTTTTGAACTACGTAGCCCAGATGCTACTGCTAATCCTTATTTAGCATATAGTGCAATTATGATGGCAGCATTTGATGGAATTAAAAACAAGATCCATCCGAATGATATTGGTTTTAAACCTTATGACTTCAACTTATACACTTTAAGTCCTGAAGAGCAAAAGAAAGTTAAAACCTTACCAACTACTTTGATGGAAGCCGCTAAGGAGTTAGAAAAAGATTATGAGTTTTTACTACAAGGTAATGTCTTTAGTAAAAATATTATCAATAATCATCTAAAAAGAATTAAAGAAGAATATTTACTCGTTAATAAAATGCCTCATCCAATTGAATTTGAGATGTATTATAGTTTGTAA
- a CDS encoding Alpha-amylase precursor → MKKYILGIILILVVALSGCRSGVNTDVTFSIDSDTVVSQFEGENFVKLYDVSASDYLGKDISAFIEVRGTYDLDVPGNYNISLYVADDYGNNGEINIVLEVKEITCEIDDTQEKCIIHIESINFSEVTNNITGLYLDDFVKITVEVTPQNADNRTIIFSSSDETVATVSEYGFVFAHKVGTVTITAKSEDGSFEITKEISVWEKTCDVDPLQDKCAADILDDQSRIVTLGSSNVSGTNYNEVYVNNRVYYQIYVRTFADSDGNYKGDINGIIDNLQYLKDLGVGGIWLMPVTESRSDHGYEVDDYFDIDSEYGTMSDFEDLLVAADLLDIDIIIDLVINHMGAYNEIFQDVLRNGTNSDYYNWFSWLDSDDPKASYKGSWGQTIWYAPEGREWLKDGFFDIHPSLYDKVYCGYFSDWMPDLNLENPEVRQYLEDVGEFWLNKGVAGFRMDATSHFYANNEHFGLNNHEENVAYLTEYFSFLETVNPEVFVVAEAWEGYGTYASYNASGVSTINFESNYKIKDAVNGNYINFAESINAVYNEYSKYNPDFIDAPFISHHDGLGRIASHTGGFEETRLAAEVLLTLTGNPIIYYGDEVGMKGVSNTRNNMIWGSYYSGLFAASIDINTDTVDEQLLDPDSLLSVYTNIANVRNDSLALSYGDFTPYQDGYLEGYYRAFENGEDKEVVVVLFNFTNTFFIPIPDEFTSYEIMYRTNDSNFGGISPNSTMIIKIPWDLYESLN, encoded by the coding sequence ATGAAGAAATATATTTTAGGTATTATACTAATATTAGTTGTTGCTTTAAGTGGTTGTAGATCTGGTGTTAATACCGATGTAACATTTAGTATCGATAGTGATACTGTGGTTTCACAATTCGAGGGAGAAAATTTTGTTAAACTTTATGATGTTAGTGCTAGTGATTATCTTGGAAAAGATATTAGTGCTTTTATTGAAGTTAGAGGTACTTATGATTTAGATGTACCCGGTAACTACAATATATCATTATATGTAGCTGATGATTACGGGAATAACGGTGAAATTAATATTGTTTTAGAAGTTAAAGAAATCACATGTGAAATAGATGACACTCAAGAAAAATGTATAATCCATATTGAGAGTATTAATTTTAGTGAAGTTACTAATAATATAACAGGATTATATTTAGATGATTTTGTGAAAATAACTGTTGAAGTTACTCCGCAAAATGCTGATAACAGAACAATTATTTTTAGTTCAAGTGATGAGACAGTTGCTACTGTTTCTGAATATGGTTTTGTCTTTGCTCATAAAGTAGGTACAGTAACAATTACTGCAAAAAGCGAAGATGGAAGTTTTGAAATTACAAAAGAAATCTCAGTTTGGGAGAAAACATGTGATGTCGATCCTTTGCAAGACAAATGTGCAGCTGATATTCTAGATGATCAATCAAGAATTGTAACACTTGGTTCTAGTAATGTTAGTGGTACTAATTATAATGAAGTGTATGTTAATAATCGAGTTTATTATCAAATATATGTTAGAACATTTGCTGATTCTGATGGTAACTATAAAGGTGATATTAATGGTATCATTGATAACTTACAATATTTAAAAGATCTAGGTGTTGGGGGAATATGGTTAATGCCTGTTACTGAATCTAGAAGTGATCATGGTTATGAAGTTGATGACTATTTTGATATTGATAGTGAATACGGTACAATGAGTGATTTTGAAGACTTACTTGTTGCTGCTGATTTACTAGACATTGATATTATAATAGATTTAGTTATAAACCATATGGGAGCTTATAATGAAATTTTCCAAGACGTTTTAAGAAATGGGACTAATAGTGATTATTACAATTGGTTTAGCTGGTTAGATAGTGATGATCCTAAAGCAAGTTATAAAGGTTCTTGGGGACAAACAATTTGGTATGCTCCTGAAGGTAGAGAATGGTTAAAGGACGGATTCTTTGATATCCATCCTAGTTTATATGATAAGGTTTATTGTGGTTACTTTAGTGATTGGATGCCTGATCTAAATTTAGAAAATCCTGAAGTTAGACAATATCTCGAAGATGTAGGAGAGTTTTGGTTAAATAAAGGTGTTGCTGGTTTTAGAATGGATGCGACTAGTCATTTCTATGCTAATAACGAACACTTTGGATTAAATAATCATGAAGAGAACGTTGCTTACTTAACAGAGTATTTTAGTTTCTTAGAAACTGTTAACCCTGAAGTGTTTGTTGTTGCGGAAGCTTGGGAAGGTTATGGAACTTATGCTAGTTACAATGCATCTGGTGTTAGTACGATAAACTTTGAGTCAAATTATAAAATTAAAGATGCTGTTAACGGAAATTATATCAATTTCGCAGAAAGCATTAATGCTGTATACAATGAATACAGTAAGTATAACCCTGATTTCATCGATGCACCGTTTATATCGCATCATGACGGCTTAGGACGTATCGCTTCTCATACTGGTGGTTTTGAAGAAACAAGACTAGCTGCGGAGGTTCTACTGACTTTAACAGGTAATCCGATTATTTACTATGGTGATGAAGTTGGAATGAAAGGTGTTTCTAATACGAGAAACAATATGATCTGGGGGAGTTACTATAGTGGTTTATTTGCAGCAAGTATTGATATCAATACTGATACAGTTGATGAGCAATTATTGGATCCCGATTCATTACTAAGTGTTTATACTAATATAGCTAATGTTAGAAATGATTCTCTAGCTTTAAGCTATGGTGATTTCACACCATACCAAGATGGTTATCTAGAAGGTTACTACCGTGCATTTGAAAATGGTGAAGATAAAGAGGTTGTTGTTGTTTTATTCAATTTCACAAATACATTCTTTATTCCAATACCTGATGAATTTACATCATATGAAATCATGTACCGTACCAATGATTCAAACTTTGGAGGAATTAGTCCAAACAGTACAATGATTATTAAAATCCCTTGGGATTTATATGAAAGTCTAAACTAA
- the lacF_3 gene encoding Lactose transport system permease protein LacF translates to MTRIVDFFKGIINGYFKICGFAINGIEWFFITIAKGIWYGIRFASVLLNRYVLIHIYTFVISPIYRFIIYNIYKYFIRFIIMGIVWIYRTVIVNIGRFILFLFKYPPLSWIKRFILYPLYKVTLKPLFTRHQNGRRGLTMEQKKAATGYAFTSPFIVGLLGLVLYPLGRIIYMSFNNVIQYQTEFTYQWVGIENFRRILQVDIDFVLEVQNFIVRVLLFTPVIITLAIIIAMLLNQSIKGKGFFRMIFFLPIIILNGELLANMSEYGGMDINLSFFVIDVITTIVPEFALDLFMELFGIIIEILWYTGVPILIFLAMLQKVDKSLYEAASIDGANSWSMFWKITLPIISPAITVSIIFIVVFLGNFDGNPINGIINDSRTAFDRREGYASAMALIYTFVQILVITILLFISNGQLRRTLLGKNRKKKLLSKSQKLALESKGA, encoded by the coding sequence ATGACTAGAATAGTAGATTTCTTTAAAGGTATCATTAATGGATACTTTAAAATATGTGGTTTTGCTATCAATGGAATCGAATGGTTTTTTATTACTATTGCAAAAGGTATTTGGTATGGTATTAGATTTGCATCTGTTTTATTAAACAGATATGTATTAATTCATATTTATACTTTTGTTATTAGTCCAATCTACAGATTTATCATCTATAATATTTATAAGTATTTCATAAGATTTATTATTATGGGTATTGTTTGGATTTACCGCACAGTTATTGTTAATATTGGTAGATTTATTCTATTCCTATTCAAATATCCACCACTTAGTTGGATAAAACGATTTATCTTATACCCGCTTTATAAAGTGACTTTAAAACCTTTATTTACAAGACATCAAAATGGTAGAAGAGGGTTAACAATGGAACAGAAAAAAGCGGCAACAGGTTACGCATTTACATCACCGTTTATAGTTGGTTTATTAGGTTTAGTTTTATACCCACTAGGACGAATCATTTATATGAGTTTTAACAATGTTATCCAATACCAAACAGAATTTACTTACCAATGGGTAGGAATTGAAAACTTTAGAAGAATATTACAAGTAGATATTGATTTTGTATTAGAAGTGCAAAACTTTATCGTAAGGGTATTATTATTTACACCAGTTATTATTACATTAGCAATAATCATTGCGATGTTGTTAAATCAGAGTATTAAAGGTAAAGGATTCTTTAGAATGATATTCTTCTTACCAATTATCATCTTAAATGGTGAACTACTTGCTAATATGAGCGAGTACGGTGGTATGGATATTAACTTAAGTTTCTTTGTAATCGATGTTATTACAACAATTGTACCCGAATTTGCTCTTGATCTCTTTATGGAATTATTCGGTATTATCATAGAAATTCTCTGGTATACCGGAGTGCCAATCTTAATCTTCTTAGCAATGCTTCAAAAAGTAGACAAAAGTTTATATGAAGCAGCTAGTATTGATGGAGCTAACTCTTGGAGTATGTTTTGGAAGATAACTCTTCCAATCATAAGTCCTGCGATTACAGTAAGTATTATCTTTATCGTTGTATTCTTAGGAAACTTTGATGGTAACCCAATCAATGGAATCATTAATGATTCACGTACCGCCTTCGATCGAAGGGAAGGATACGCTAGTGCAATGGCATTAATTTATACATTCGTGCAAATCCTCGTTATTACCATTCTATTGTTCATTTCTAATGGACAGTTAAGAAGAACCCTTCTTGGTAAAAATCGTAAGAAAAAACTCTTAAGCAAGTCACAAAAACTAGCTTTAGAGAGTAAGGGGGCGTAA
- a CDS encoding Putative rRNA methylase, with amino-acid sequence MVNNVIPFVHSLLRDNVTKTDVVVDATCGNGNDTLLLAELSKFVYAFDVQDVAISNTEMLLNESNVSNYKIIQDSHENLGNYIDSELKAVTFNLGYLPGSDKSIQTSFKSTIKAIEDSLSLLVSGGIITIILYVGHNGGLDEANEVNSFSKQLNRKAYKVLQYSFINRDTSPYVIVIEKH; translated from the coding sequence ATGGTAAACAATGTTATACCATTTGTTCATAGTTTATTACGTGATAATGTAACTAAAACCGATGTTGTAGTTGATGCTACTTGTGGGAACGGTAATGACACTTTGTTACTAGCGGAATTAAGTAAATTTGTATATGCATTTGACGTTCAAGATGTAGCAATTAGTAATACTGAAATGTTACTTAATGAAAGTAATGTGAGTAATTATAAAATCATCCAAGATTCTCATGAGAATCTTGGTAACTATATTGATAGTGAGTTAAAGGCGGTTACTTTTAATTTAGGTTATCTACCGGGTAGTGATAAAAGTATCCAAACTTCATTCAAAAGTACAATAAAGGCTATTGAGGATTCACTTAGTTTACTTGTAAGTGGTGGTATAATTACGATAATTCTTTATGTCGGACATAATGGTGGATTAGATGAGGCAAACGAGGTAAATAGCTTTTCAAAACAACTAAATAGAAAAGCATATAAAGTTCTTCAATATAGTTTTATAAATAGGGATACTTCTCCTTATGTAATAGTTATTGAAAAACATTAG
- the ycjP_2 gene encoding Inner membrane ABC transporter permease protein YcjP: MEKTGKFFKDFKLNWPHYRARILGSGNRKGILYYFLVYFLSITFAFVFLYPIFYMFMISLMSNTDLVDSTIMWIPSRVFFDNYLYAWRGLGLDITFVKGTFGVLNAVDESTGLAVYTLTEKLQHIETFKFVLVCLLPVFATYLGRLYTEDKGKLFGTSIFLTVILLFLPKSLTDTLFVSGTTTFVTVISSALIGYGLARFKFKLKGFLFVMLLLIYILPKTLLFIPRALMYNEIGIKGTMFALWVPAFFGSGIQATFFILIFYQFFSMMPGQIEESAYLDGANSFKIFVRIAIPMATPAFVIAFVYGFAVNWNETFLTSAYLNAQIDTIPMFLRQLQSTWNSVADFNTSGSNVNVDYTEAKSFAGTILSILPLAIMYGFIQRYFIESIDKSGIAGE, translated from the coding sequence ATGGAAAAAACAGGAAAATTCTTTAAAGACTTCAAACTTAATTGGCCTCATTATCGAGCACGAATTTTAGGTAGTGGAAACCGTAAAGGGATCCTATATTATTTCTTAGTATATTTCTTAAGTATTACATTTGCATTTGTATTCTTATATCCAATCTTCTACATGTTTATGATCAGTTTGATGTCAAACACAGACTTAGTAGATAGTACTATTATGTGGATCCCTTCAAGGGTATTCTTTGATAATTACTTATATGCATGGCGTGGATTAGGTTTAGATATAACATTTGTTAAAGGAACATTTGGGGTATTAAATGCTGTTGATGAGTCAACAGGATTAGCTGTTTATACTTTAACTGAAAAACTACAACATATTGAAACATTCAAATTTGTTTTAGTGTGCTTATTACCAGTTTTTGCTACATATCTAGGTAGATTATATACCGAAGATAAAGGTAAATTATTTGGTACAAGTATATTCTTAACAGTTATCTTATTGTTCTTACCAAAAAGTTTAACTGATACACTATTTGTTAGTGGTACAACAACATTTGTTACTGTTATAAGTAGTGCTCTAATTGGTTATGGACTCGCAAGATTTAAGTTTAAATTAAAAGGATTCTTGTTCGTAATGTTATTACTAATCTATATTTTACCTAAAACATTACTATTTATCCCTCGTGCATTAATGTATAACGAAATTGGTATAAAGGGAACAATGTTTGCATTATGGGTACCAGCATTCTTTGGCTCAGGTATTCAAGCTACATTCTTTATTCTTATCTTCTACCAATTCTTCTCAATGATGCCTGGACAAATTGAAGAATCAGCTTACTTAGATGGTGCGAATAGTTTCAAAATATTTGTTAGAATAGCGATTCCAATGGCAACGCCTGCCTTTGTAATTGCCTTCGTATATGGGTTTGCAGTAAACTGGAATGAAACATTCCTCACCAGTGCATATTTAAATGCCCAGATTGATACAATCCCGATGTTCTTACGACAACTTCAATCAACATGGAACAGTGTTGCTGACTTTAATACTTCAGGAAGCAATGTGAATGTTGATTATACAGAAGCAAAATCGTTTGCTGGGACAATCCTTAGTATTTTACCACTTGCAATTATGTACGGATTTATCCAAAGATACTTTATTGAAAGTATTGATAAATCTGGAATCGCCGGTGAATAA
- the yhcR gene encoding Endonuclease YhcR precursor produces the protein MKKLFTILLLLLISFTLSSCDKEPEITVEDYLEVYYLNDFHGALTPSSDQLGISYIANLVNTAQTETPENSIFIVGGDMLQGSALSNYYDGLSTINLLNLMGLDAFTLGNHEFDWGLDVIATYKDGNLENGEADFPFLGANIYYEGTTTSPDWIDPYVILERGEHKIGVIGTMGYGLEYAIAQSKIDGYEFGDPVEAIEHYSEYLRTTEGCDIIIVSSHDSGSYLNNELLRLPDAARVDAIFNGHSHSSYQRIDNDVAIVQSGSNGEFVGYVKWDFRFDPVDIEVDNIDAYGSALLDVADPDVEALLNQYIAETDEFLGDVIITSNDNYSKGELSWWLTDLMREVTQSDIAFHNYGGTRSDISLGEEISLSTLYDIWPFDNIIKTVLLRGDTIKVLINSGDLAYSSDISLFEDDVLYRVATNDYVFDKTTNPFINGEDIVNTGIVIRNLVNDELLLQSEEYSDFSTRNSFMIDHNDYVIEE, from the coding sequence ATGAAAAAATTATTTACAATATTATTGTTATTATTGATTAGTTTTACTCTGAGTTCTTGTGATAAAGAACCAGAAATTACTGTTGAAGATTATTTAGAAGTCTATTACTTAAATGATTTTCATGGAGCGCTTACTCCAAGTAGTGATCAATTAGGAATATCTTATATTGCTAATTTAGTTAATACAGCACAAACAGAAACTCCAGAAAACTCTATATTCATTGTTGGTGGAGATATGTTACAAGGTAGTGCATTAAGTAATTACTATGATGGTTTAAGTACAATTAATTTACTTAATTTAATGGGATTAGATGCTTTTACACTTGGAAACCATGAATTTGATTGGGGTCTAGATGTTATTGCTACTTATAAAGATGGTAATTTAGAAAATGGTGAAGCAGACTTTCCGTTTTTAGGTGCTAATATTTATTATGAAGGTACAACAACCAGTCCTGATTGGATTGATCCATATGTAATTCTTGAAAGAGGAGAACATAAGATTGGTGTTATTGGAACAATGGGGTATGGTTTAGAATATGCAATAGCTCAAAGCAAAATTGATGGTTATGAATTTGGTGACCCTGTTGAAGCTATTGAACATTATAGTGAATATTTAAGAACTACTGAGGGATGCGACATTATAATTGTTTCCTCACATGACTCTGGTAGCTATTTGAATAATGAATTACTACGTTTACCTGATGCAGCAAGAGTTGATGCCATTTTTAATGGACATTCTCATTCATCTTATCAAAGAATTGATAATGATGTAGCTATTGTTCAATCAGGAAGTAATGGTGAATTTGTTGGTTATGTTAAATGGGATTTCAGATTTGATCCTGTAGATATCGAGGTTGATAATATCGATGCATATGGATCAGCACTATTAGATGTAGCAGACCCAGATGTTGAAGCATTATTAAATCAATATATTGCTGAGACTGATGAATTCTTAGGAGACGTTATTATTACAAGTAATGATAACTATTCTAAAGGTGAACTTAGTTGGTGGTTAACAGATTTAATGAGAGAAGTTACACAAAGTGATATAGCTTTCCACAACTATGGTGGAACTAGATCAGATATTAGTTTAGGTGAAGAGATATCATTAAGTACGTTATATGATATTTGGCCATTTGATAACATTATTAAAACTGTTTTGCTAAGAGGAGATACAATAAAAGTCTTAATTAACAGTGGTGATTTAGCTTATAGTAGTGATATATCATTATTTGAAGATGATGTACTTTACCGAGTAGCTACAAATGATTATGTTTTTGATAAAACAACTAACCCATTTATTAATGGTGAAGATATCGTTAATACTGGTATTGTCATTAGAAATTTAGTTAATGATGAGTTATTATTACAAAGTGAAGAGTATTCAGATTTTTCTACTAGAAATAGTTTTATGATAGATCACAATGATTACGTAATCGAAGAATAA
- a CDS encoding NYN domain protein: protein MKTVNVAIYLDVENIKGLISLEDLLDDIRLQVTNEFEGAEKAVFGLKKAIGESSTLKRYRNQLSELNFTIEDAPHITGKKNRADLMISVDALEKLHVGNPAFDLFVFLTSDSDYSIVMNTLRKFNKQVWLVATPDDSQRIVFKSSTDKILIINDYRVIVESKAPVTTKAKTTKAKTTDYEKIKPYLTNKQNKRALMNMLKVMRSYQEEKIYTTLDTNNRFRQIDENLNLSQTKFKKFKAVYKVLVDAHLIEFLKDSSHQFTLNDKQKIILYLSSIQKD from the coding sequence ATGAAGACAGTAAACGTAGCTATATACTTAGATGTAGAAAACATTAAAGGGTTAATAAGTCTTGAAGACTTACTAGATGATATTAGATTACAAGTAACAAATGAATTTGAAGGCGCAGAAAAAGCCGTCTTTGGATTAAAGAAAGCCATTGGAGAATCATCAACTCTAAAACGATATAGAAATCAACTAAGTGAATTAAACTTCACAATCGAAGATGCACCACATATAACAGGTAAAAAAAATCGTGCTGATTTAATGATCAGTGTTGATGCATTAGAGAAATTACATGTTGGAAACCCAGCATTTGATTTATTTGTATTTTTAACAAGTGATAGTGATTATTCTATCGTAATGAATACATTACGTAAATTCAATAAACAAGTATGGTTAGTAGCAACACCAGATGATTCACAAAGAATCGTCTTTAAATCATCAACTGATAAAATCTTAATCATTAATGATTATCGCGTTATAGTAGAATCAAAAGCACCAGTAACAACAAAAGCAAAAACAACTAAAGCGAAAACAACTGATTATGAGAAAATCAAACCATATCTTACTAATAAACAAAATAAACGTGCTTTAATGAACATGTTAAAAGTAATGCGTTCTTATCAAGAAGAAAAAATCTATACAACATTAGATACAAACAATAGATTCAGACAAATTGATGAAAACTTAAATTTATCGCAAACTAAATTCAAGAAATTTAAAGCAGTATATAAAGTTTTAGTAGATGCACATTTAATTGAGTTTCTAAAAGATTCAAGTCATCAATTTACACTTAACGATAAGCAAAAAATCATTTTATATTTAAGTAGCATACAAAAAGATTAA
- the trxA_1 gene encoding Thioredoxin has product MLVELKSNESIQDHLEEGKIAIVKFATTTCPPCKMLKPVFEKLSGVEDLENVVFIAADANSHPQAGEYGVSSVPTLLFFKGSDVLGQNVGFVPEQPLHDFLKKLETEELAN; this is encoded by the coding sequence ATGTTAGTAGAATTAAAAAGTAATGAATCAATTCAAGATCATTTAGAAGAAGGAAAAATCGCCATAGTAAAATTTGCCACAACAACTTGTCCACCATGTAAAATGTTAAAACCAGTCTTTGAAAAACTTAGTGGTGTAGAAGATTTAGAAAATGTAGTATTCATAGCAGCAGATGCAAATAGTCATCCTCAAGCAGGTGAATATGGAGTAAGTAGTGTTCCTACATTATTATTCTTTAAAGGTAGCGATGTACTTGGACAAAACGTTGGTTTTGTACCTGAACAACCACTACATGATTTTCTTAAAAAATTAGAAACTGAAGAACTAGCAAACTAA
- the sdaB gene encoding L-serine dehydratase 2: protein MESIRELYKIGRGPSSSHTIGPERICNRVKSEYDADRYKVVLYGSLSLTGKGHLTDKVIEDILENVEVVFSSNCDIEHPNTMDVLVYKGDELIANDRYYSIGGGSILKQGDKYEESKHIYPHKNFDEIQKYCKENNLRLYEYVYKYEDKDFKEFLETIWFQMKDSINLGLHTEGVLPGELEVVRKARSLLYNQNLTTSNQLRLVSAYAYAVSEVNANSGTVVTAPTCGASGVLPSVLYYLRDIHKFSDIRILDALATAGLIGNIIKHNASISGAEAGCQAEVGTACSMAAAAHSELFNNNIDTIEYAAEIALEHHLGLTCDPVKGHVQIPCIERNAVAAHRAINASELSFLLMGSRKISFDTVVHTMMETGKDLNENYRETSIGGLAKYYKK from the coding sequence ATGGAATCAATAAGAGAGTTATACAAAATTGGTAGAGGCCCTTCAAGTTCGCACACAATTGGACCTGAAAGAATTTGTAATCGTGTTAAAAGTGAGTATGATGCTGACAGATATAAAGTAGTATTGTATGGTTCTTTAAGTTTAACTGGAAAAGGGCATTTAACTGATAAAGTTATTGAAGATATCTTAGAAAACGTTGAAGTAGTTTTTAGTTCGAATTGTGATATTGAACATCCTAATACTATGGATGTATTAGTCTATAAAGGTGATGAATTAATAGCTAATGATCGTTACTATTCAATCGGTGGAGGAAGTATCCTAAAACAAGGAGATAAATATGAAGAATCTAAACATATTTATCCTCATAAAAACTTTGATGAAATTCAAAAATATTGTAAAGAGAATAATCTTAGACTTTATGAATATGTATATAAGTATGAAGACAAAGACTTCAAAGAATTTTTAGAAACTATTTGGTTTCAAATGAAAGATTCAATTAATCTTGGACTTCACACTGAAGGAGTATTACCAGGAGAATTAGAAGTCGTAAGAAAAGCGCGAAGCTTACTATATAATCAAAACTTAACTACAAGTAATCAATTAAGACTAGTTAGTGCATACGCTTATGCAGTTAGTGAAGTTAATGCAAACAGTGGAACAGTAGTTACAGCACCGACATGCGGTGCTAGTGGTGTTTTACCAAGTGTACTATATTATTTAAGAGATATTCATAAGTTCAGTGACATCCGTATTTTAGACGCTTTAGCAACAGCAGGGTTAATAGGTAATATTATAAAACACAATGCTTCTATCAGTGGAGCAGAAGCAGGATGCCAAGCAGAAGTAGGAACAGCATGCAGTATGGCTGCAGCTGCTCATAGTGAATTATTTAATAACAATATTGATACAATTGAATACGCAGCAGAGATTGCCTTAGAACATCACTTAGGTCTAACTTGTGATCCAGTAAAAGGACATGTTCAAATACCTTGTATTGAAAGAAATGCCGTTGCTGCTCATAGAGCAATCAACGCAAGTGAATTATCTTTCCTATTAATGGGTAGTAGAAAAATATCATTTGATACAGTTGTTCATACAATGATGGAAACAGGAAAAGACTTAAATGAAAATTACCGTGAAACAAGTATAGGTGGATTAGCAAAATACTATAAAAAATAG